A part of Crassostrea angulata isolate pt1a10 chromosome 5, ASM2561291v2, whole genome shotgun sequence genomic DNA contains:
- the LOC128182843 gene encoding uncharacterized protein LOC128182843, with translation MFNSVMVYQLSLAISLFCCTIFCASFNCERFSEQKCYKDCQWNEAFNKCIDCETGFYGENCSSPCRYPNYGKYCQQDCSHCNLDECNSKLGCMSSDIPTSQDYNTSKEKSIKLKYIIIGLIAFGFFATFIIIAYVYKMKRRSFENERNWSSFVHRLRYY, from the exons ATGTTTAACAGCGTCATGGTATACCAGCTTTCTCTTGCCATTTCTCTGTTTTGCTGTACCATATTCTGTGCATCTTTTAATTGCGAAAG attttCAGAACAGAAATGTTATAAAGACTGCCAGTGGAACGAAGCATTCAACAAGTGTATTG ACTGTGAAACTGGTTTTTATGgagaaaactgttcaagtccatGCAGATATCCGAATTATGGAAAATATTGTCAACAAGATTGCTCACACTGTAACCTAGACGAGTGCAATTCAAAACTTGGTTGTATGTCATCCGATATTCCAACTAGTCAAG ATTATAATACATCAAAGGAAAAATCCATTAAACTGAAATACATCATCATTGGATTAATAGCATTTGGATTTTTTGCTACTTTCATTATTATTGCTTATGTGTACAAAATGAAAAGACGgtcttttgaaaatgaaaggaATTGGTCCTCATTTGTGCATAGACTTCGTTATTATTAA
- the LOC128182844 gene encoding uncharacterized protein LOC128182844 yields the protein MRLQNYVVVLLLCISTLHASSNCERFSEFHCREDCQWSKELNQCHDCLTGFYGTNCSRPCRYPNYGTNCQQDCSHCERLQCSATFGCLTTSTDAPFHQGSFGLDFVIIGLITSGFFVTFVSMTFIFLGRRLKK from the exons ATGAGACTCCAGAATTATGTTGTAGTCTTGCTGTTGTGTATTTCAACTTTGCACGCATCTTCAAATTGCGAAAG GTTTTCTGAATTTCATTGCCGAGAAGATTGCCAATGGAGTAAGGAACTTAACCAATGTCATG ACTGTCTGACTGGTTTTTATGGAACTAATTGTTCAAGACCATGCAGGTATCCAAATTATGGAACAAACTGTCAACAGGATTGTTCACACTGTGAACGTCTTCAGTGCAGTGCAACATTCGGCTGTTTGACAACTAGTACTGATGCACCATTTCATCAGG GCTCCTTCGGCCTTGATTTTGTCATTATTGGATTAATAACGTCTGGGTTTTTTGTCACATTTGTTTCCATGACTTTCATATTCCTTGGAAGAAGGTTAAAAAAGTAA
- the LOC128182845 gene encoding uncharacterized protein LOC128182845 yields MQYKGTKYQTYVAVTTFCCTMLCASLNCERKSKENCLEDCQWSKVDKCIDCPDGFYGINCSRQCRYPNYGKDCQQDCSHCNREICNSTFGCLTQDGTIEREYQKLPGDSNLPMVIGIVVGVSAVLVIATLLIIELVNRRFHSRQIKLNAHYVGSVISEHITSTLWRPTEQRIDICDVDISTDNSIYMLADSRRYENM; encoded by the exons ATGCAGTACAAGGGGACAAAATACCAGACGTATGTCGCAGTCACTACATTTTGCTGCACCATGTTATGTGCGTCTTTAAACTGTGAAAG GAAATCAAAAGAAAACTGTCTTGAGGATTGCCAATGGAGCAAGGTGGACAAGTGCATTG attGTCCGGATGGCTTCTATGGAATAAACTGTTCAAGACAATGCAGGTATCCAAACTATGGGAAAGATTGTCAACAGGATTGTTCACATTGTAACCGGGAAATATGTAATTCAACCTTTGGGTGTCTGACGCAGGACGGGACAATTGAAAGAG AATATCAGAAATTGCCAGGTGATTCAAATCTCCCAATGGTTATCGGAATTGTCGTCGGGGTTTCAGCTGTACTGGTCATTGCAACTCTTCTTATCATTGAATTAGTAAACAGACGATTCCACTCAAGACAAATAAAACTAAACGCCCATTACGTTGGATCTGTCATCTCAGAACACATCACTAGCACTCTTTGGAGACCAACTGAACAACGCATTGATATTTGCGATGTAGATATATCTACTGACAACAGTATCTACATGCTAGCAGACTCACGTCGATATGAAAACATGTAA